One part of the Quercus lobata isolate SW786 chromosome 7, ValleyOak3.0 Primary Assembly, whole genome shotgun sequence genome encodes these proteins:
- the LOC115953878 gene encoding probable pectate lyase 4, protein MGNIHGHRKHRNSSHQNKPPSNSQPFKYGPSDQAPQVPSSTKPKPKTNMVSLPYGHVDSTLRALAGQAEGFGHRAIGGLHGSLYHVTTLADDGPGSLREGCRNKEPLWIVFEVLGTIHLSSYLNVSSYKTIDGRGQRIKLTGKGLRLKECEHVIICNLEFEGGRGPDVDAIQIKPNSKHIWIDRCTLRDYDDGLIDITRESTDITVSRCHFLQHDKTMLIGADPSHIGDRCIRVTIHHCFFDGTKQRHPRVRYGKVHLYNNYTRNWGIYAVCASVESQIYSQCNIYEAGQKRVAFKYLTEKATDREEATTGCINSEGDLFISATQAGLMTKDTAHKMFHPSEHYPIWTVEPPTDDLKQVLQHCTGWQSVPRPADQKAVA, encoded by the exons ATGGGGAACATCCATGGCCATCGCAAACACCGTAACAGCTCTCATCAAAATAAACCGCCTTCAAATTCACAGCCCTTTAAATATGGTCCGTCCGATCAAGCTCCACAAGTCCCCAGCTCCACCAAGCCTAAGCCCAAAACCAACATGGTCTCCTTGCCTTACGGTCATGTGGACTCGACCCTACGAGCCCTCGCCGGCCAAGCCGAGGGGTTCGGCCACCGCGCCATCGGTGGGCTCCACGGTTCTCTTTACCATGTCACCACCTTAGCAG ATGATGGGCCAGGATCACTTCGTGAAGGATGTCGTAATAAAGAACCACTATGGATTGTGTTTGAAGTTTTAGGCACCATTCATCTCTCTTCTTACTTGAATGTGTCGTCTTATAAGACCATTGATGGCCGAGGCCAAAGGATTAAACTCACTGGGAAAGGTTTGAGGCTGAAGGAGTGTGAACATGTAATTATATGCAATCTGGAGTTTGAAGGTGGTAGAGGTCCTGATGTTGATGCCATCCAAATCAAACCTAATTCAAAACATATATGGATAGACCGCTGCACCCTTCGTGACTATGATGATGGACTGATAGATATCACTAGGGAAAGCACAGATATTACTGTTTCTAG GTGTCACTTTTTACAACATGACAAGACAATGCTCATTGGAGCAGACCCTTCTCATATTGGTGACAGATGCATTCGAGTGACCATTCACCATTGTTTTTTTGATGGGACCAAACAGCGGCATCCTCGAGTTAGATATGGGAAAGTGCATCTTTACAACAATTATACCAGAAACTGGGGCATTTATGCTGTTTGTGCCAGTGTGGAATCACAG ATATACTCCCAATGCAATATATATGAAGCAGGACAAAAGAGGGTTGCATTTAAATATCTCACAGAGAAG GCAACTGACAGGGAGGAGGCAACAACTGGCTGCATAAACTCTGAAGGGGATTTATTCATTAGTGCAACTCAAGCGGGGCTAATGACCAAGGATACTGCACACAAAATGTTTCATCCTAGCGAACACTACCCTATATGGACAGTGGAACCGCCCACGGATGATCTTAAACAAGTTCTCCAGCATTGCACAGGATGGCAGTCTGTTCCACGACCTGCAGATCAGAAGGCGGTAGCGTAG
- the LOC115952554 gene encoding exocyst complex component EXO70H1-like yields MPRKGMRSICFNSKTSSFSMSRYSSPARNSISTGTPRRSFSESLIEQSIEAATVLINKWNPETSTYAKVTSLFYESKREAMQFIRCVNDLQKSMHALVTENSTSEKLVHAQNLMQIAMKRLQKEFYQILSMNRAHLDPESVSARSSRASARSSISDFDDDGSVSHDDEVRNVGDSIDEVEEVSSIAMTDLRSIAECMISSGYAKECISIYKIIRKSIIDEGIYRLGVEKFSSSQINKMDWEVLDRRIKDWLEAVKVSTTTLFNGERILCDHVFASSDSIRESCFTEISKEGATLLFGFPELVAKSKKSHPEKIFRLLDMYTAISTNWIEIDSIFSFESTVMVRAQALNSLNKLSDSVRSMLSEFESTMQKDSSKSKIHGGGGVHTLTLTTMNYLSLLADYSNILADIFADWPPPPRSSLPESYFESPSTDDSPAPEISMRMAWLILVLLCKLDGKVEHHKDVCLSYIFLANNLNHVVSKVQTSNLKYLLGEDWIAKHEEKVKLFAANYERLAWGPVIATLPENPTVTITPAQEKEIFRKFNSSFDETCRKQSSFVVSDPKLRDEMKVSLARKIVPSYREFYDAHRSNVVGERNVGLIVRFAPEDVGNYLSDLFFGNNNSGSTSVSSSYSSSHQRHSWSRG; encoded by the coding sequence ATGCCTAGAAAAGGAATGAGGAGTATTTGCTTCAACTCCAAAACTTCATCTTTCTCTATGTCTCGATATTCTTCGCCTGCAAGAAACTCAATTTCAACAGGTACTCCTCGACGCAGCTTTTCGGAGTCATTGATCGAGCAGAGCATCGAAGCGGCCACGGTtttgataaacaagtggaaCCCAGAAACCTCCACTTATGCCAAAGTCACATCTTTGTTCTACGAGAGCAAACGTGAAGCCATGCAATTCATCAGGTGCGTGAACGATCTTCAGAAATCCATGCACGCCTTGGTCACCGAGAACTCGACCTCGGAGAAGCTCGTGCACGCACAGAACCTTATGCAGATAGCGATGAAGAGACTCCAGAAGGAGTTCTATCAAATCCTTTCCATGAATCGAGCTCACTTGGACCCCGAATCAGTCTCCGCTAGATCCTCACGCGCCTCCGCTCGATCAAGCATTTCTGATTTCGACGATGATGGCTCAGTCTCACACGATGATGAAGTGCGCAACGTGGGCGATTCAATCGATGAAGTCGAAGAAGTTTCTTCCATAGCTATGACTGACTTGAGATCCATAGCTGAGTGTATGATCTCTTCTGGTTACGCCAAAGAGTGTATCAgtatatacaaaattatcagAAAATCGATAATCGACGAAGGCATTTATCGACTTGGTGTTGAAAAATTTAGCTCCTCACAAATCAATAAGATGGACTGGGAAGTTCTCGATCGCAGAATCAAGGATTGGTTGGAGGCAGTGAAAGTTTCGACGACAACTCTTTTCAACGGAGAGAGAATCCTCTGCGACCATGTTTTCGCTTCCTCAGACTCGATCAGAGAATCTTGTTTCACTGAGATTTCCAAAGAAGGAGCTACTCTTCTCTTCGGATTCCCCGAACTCGTAGCTAAGAGCAAGAAATCTCATCCTGAGAAAATTTTCCGGTTGCTTGACATGTACACAGCGATTTCAACCAACTGGATCGAAATCGATTCCATCTTCTCATTCGAATCAACCGTCATGGTTCGAGCTCAAGCTCTCAACTCGCTGAACAAACTCAGCGACTCGGTCCGCTCAATGCTATCAGAGTTCGAGTCAACAATGCAAAAGGACTCGTCGAAGTCGAAAATCCACGGTGGCGGCGGTGTTCACACTCTGACTCTCACCACCATGAACTACCTCTCTCTCCTCGCCGATTACAGTAACATCCTCGCAGACATTTTCGCCGACTGGCCTCCTCCTCCGAGATCATCGTTACCGGAATCTTACTTCGAAAGTCCATCCACCGATGACTCTCCGGCACCGGAGATTTCCATGCGCATGGCTTGGTTAATCCTCGTACTCCTCTGCAAACTCGACGGCAAAGTTGAACATCACAAAGACGTTTGTCTCTCGTACATATTCTTAGCCAACAACCTTAACCACGTTGTCTCCAAAGTTCAAACCTCGAACTTGAAGTACCTTCTCGGCGAGGATTGGATCGCAAAGCACGAAGAGAAAGTGAAACTATTCGCCGCGAATTACGAGAGATTAGCGTGGGGCCCAGTGATTGCAACGCTGCCGGAAAATCCAACGGTCACGATTACTCCAGCTCAGGAGAAGGAAATTTTCAGGAAATTCAATTCGAGCTTCGACGAAACTTGTAGGAAACAGAGCTCGTTTGTCGTATCGGACCCGAAACTCCGAGACGAAATGAAAGTCTCATTAGCGAGAAAGATTGTCCCAAGTTATCGGGAATTCTACGACGCTCACAGGTCTAATGTTGTTGGAGAGCGCAATGTTGGGTTAATTGTCAGATTTGCCCCTGAGGATGTGGGGAATTACTTGTCGGACCTGTTCTTTGGGAACAATAACTCGGGGAGTACTAGTGTTTCTTCTTCGTATTCCTCGTCTCATCAACGACATTCGTGGTCTAGAGGTTAA
- the LOC115952250 gene encoding ankyrin repeat-containing protein ITN1 codes for MESVPEEGCEGDERYMEKSPGLGLGLGLGLDRNANHISEPPTPRTPTMVLSNSGKALLVSNSSKSLVMSNSGKKIDKKKYVKQVTGRHNDTELHLAVQRGDLEAVKQILGEIDAQLVGTISGADFDAEVLDIRAAIVNEVNELGETALFTAAEKGHLDVVKELLQYTTKEAISFKNRSGFDPLHIAARQGHEAIVQVLLDHDPGLSKTVGQSNATPLITAATRGHTAVVKELLSKDPSLLEISRSNGKNALHLASRQGHEDIVKALLDKDPQLARRTDKKGQTALHMAVKGVSCEVVRLLLEADAAIVMLPDKFGNTALHVATRKKRAEIVNELLLLPDTNVNALTRDHKTAFDIADGMPLSEESSEIKDCLARYGAVRANELNQPRDELRITVTEIKKDVHTQLEQTRKTNRNVNGIAKELRKLHIAGINNATNSVTVVAVLFATVAFAAIFTVPGGDTDSGNAVMASSTPFKIFFIFNAIALFTSLAVVLVQITIVRGEMKSERRVVEVINKLMWLASVCTTVAFISSAYIVVGRHNKWAAVLITVIGGVTMAGVLGTMTYCVVKSKQVRKVRKKEKMSKSGTSLWNHLDSDTELNPIYAI; via the exons ATGGAGTCTGTACCTGAAGAAg GTTGTGAAGGAGACGAGAGGTATATGGAGAAGAGTCcgggcttgggcttgggcttgggcttagGCCTGGACCGGAATGCCAACCATATCTCTGAACCTCCAACTCCAAGGACACCGACTATGGTGCTATCCAATTCCGGCAAGGCTCTGCTGGTTTCGAATTCTAGCAAGTCTTTGGTTATGTCGAATTCGGGCAAGAAGATAGATAAGAAGAAGTATGTGAAGCAGGTGACGGGTCGCCACAATGACACTGAGCTCCACTTGGCTGTGCAGCGTGGGGATTTGGAAGCTGTGAAGCAAATTTTGGGTGAAATTGATGCACAGTTGGTTGGGACAATAAGCGGGGCGGATTTTGATGCTGAGGTGCTTGATATAAGGGCAGCCATTGTGAATGAGGTGAATGAATTGGGCGAGACCGCGTTGTTCACTGCAGCCGAGAAGGGTCATCTTGATGTTGTTAAGGAGTTGTTGCAGTATACCACTAAGGAGGCAATTTCGTTTAAGAATAGGTCCGGGTTTGATCCTTTGCACATTGCTGCAAGACAAGGTCATGAAG CCATTGTCCAGGTGCTATTAGATCATGACCCAGGGCTAAGCAAAACAGTTGGCCAATCAAATGCAACCCCTCTTATAACTGCTGCCACAAGAGGGCATACAGCAGTAGTTAAAGAATTGCTATCAAAAGATCCTAGCTTGCTGGAGATATCTAGATCCAATGGAAAGAACGCGTTACATTTAGCTTCCCGGCAAGGGCATGAAGATATTGTAAAAGCATTGCTTGACAAAGATCCACAATTAGCTCGAAGGACCGATAAGAAAGGGCAGACTGCTCTGCATATGGCTGTAAAAGGGGTTAGCTGTGAAGTGGTGAGGTTGCTTCTTGAGGCAGATGCAGCTATTGTCATGCTCCCAGACAAGTTTGGCAATACGGCATTACATGTAGCCACCAGGAAAAAGCGGGCAGAG ATAGTGAATGAGCTGTTATTGCTTCCCGACACTAATGTGAATGCACTAACACGAGACCATAAAACAGCCTTTGACATAGCTGATGGAATGCCCCTCTCAGAAGAATCCTCAGAAATTAAGGACTGCTTGGCTCGTTATGGTGCCGTTAGAGCAAATGAACTTAACCAGCCACGAGATGAGCTTAGGATAACAGTGacagaaataaaaaaagatgtaCACACGCAGCTTGAACAAACCCGCAAAACGAACAGAAATGTGAATGGGATAGCCAAGGAGCTCCGTAAGCTCCACATAGCTGGAATCAACAATGCCACCAACTCAGTCACAGTGGTTGCCGTGCTATTTGCCACTGTTGCATTCGCAGCGATTTTCACAGTTCCTGGTGGTGACACAGATAGTGGGAATGCTGTGATGGCGAGCAGTACACCATTCAAGATCTTCTTCATCTTTAATGCCATTGCACTCTTTACGTCATTGGCTGTTGTGCTGGTACAAATCACAATTGTCAGAGGGGAGATGAAGTCTGAGAGGCGGGTTGTTGAGGTGATCAATAAGCTAATGTGGTTGGCCTCTGTATGCACTACGGTTGCATTTATCTCTTCAGCATATATAGTGGTTGGTCGGCATAACAAGTGGGCTGCAGTGCTTATTACAGTTATAGGAGGAGTCACCATGGCAGGAGTTCTTGGAACCATGACATATTGCGTGGTTAAGTCGAAACAAGTTCGCAAagtgaggaagaaagagaagatgTCAAAAAGTGGGACTAGCTTATGGAATCACTTGGATTCTGATACAGAACTGAACCCAATTTATGCCATTTGA